A genomic window from Shewanella vesiculosa includes:
- the cspD gene encoding cold shock domain-containing protein CspD — protein MANGTVKWFNNAKGFGFICPDQGGEDVFAHYSTIEMEGYRTLKAGQPVCFEVEEGPKGMHASAISPTI, from the coding sequence ATGGCAAACGGAACTGTTAAATGGTTCAACAACGCCAAAGGATTCGGGTTTATTTGCCCTGATCAGGGTGGTGAAGATGTATTTGCGCACTATTCAACTATCGAAATGGAAGGTTATCGTACCTTAAAAGCAGGTCAACCTGTATGCTTCGAAGTTGAAGAAGGCCCTAAAGGAATGCATGCTTCAGCCATCTCGCCAACAATTTAA
- the clpS gene encoding ATP-dependent Clp protease adapter ClpS, protein MAKLGNVEHIAEKVESELQPPNMYKVVLNNDDYTPMDFVVEVLQRFFEKNEQQAVDIMLAIHNQGKGLCGVFPFGIAETKVFQVNQFARENQHPLLCTLEKA, encoded by the coding sequence ATGGCTAAATTAGGCAACGTAGAACATATTGCGGAAAAGGTTGAATCTGAACTACAACCGCCCAATATGTATAAAGTGGTGTTAAATAATGATGATTACACCCCAATGGATTTTGTGGTAGAAGTATTACAACGATTCTTTGAGAAAAATGAACAGCAAGCTGTTGATATAATGTTAGCTATTCATAATCAAGGTAAAGGATTGTGTGGTGTATTTCCATTTGGAATAGCAGAAACAAAAGTTTTTCAAGTAAATCAGTTTGCAAGAGAAAACCAACATCCGTTACTGTGTACGTTAGAGAAAGCATAA